A stretch of the Aegilops tauschii subsp. strangulata cultivar AL8/78 chromosome 4, Aet v6.0, whole genome shotgun sequence genome encodes the following:
- the LOC109741190 gene encoding beta-glucosidase 38-like: MELLRAVVLLSLALLANGRDTDLSRGSFPKGFVFGTASSAYQVEGNSLKYGRGPCIWDTFLKFPGATPDNATANVTVDEYHRYMDDVDNMVRVGFDAYRFSISWSRIFPNGIGRFNKDGVDYYHRLIDYMLANNITPYVVLYHYDLPEVLNNQYNGWLSPRVVPDFTAFADFCFKTYGDRVKNWFTINEPRMMAWHGYGDGFFAPGRCTGCRFGGNSATEPYIAGHHLILAHAAAVKVYRDKYQRRQNGTIGILLDFVWYEPLTYTVEDEYAAHRAREFTLGWYMHPITFGHYPETMRKLVGSRLPNFTAEQSKLVQGSADIIGVNHYTTYYVRHHENLTHMSYATDWQAELLFERNGVPIGRQAFSKWLYVVPWGFYKAVMHVKNKFRDPLILIGENGIDQSGSDTLPHALYDTFRIDYFDQYLHELKRAIADGARVTGYFAWSLLDNFEWRMGFTSKFGLVYVDRKTFTRYPKDSTRWFRKVIKSEEY; the protein is encoded by the exons ATGGAGCTCCTCCGCGCGGTCGTCCTGCTCTCCCTGGCGCTCCTGGCCAACGGCCGGGACACCGACCTCTCCCGGGGCAGCTTCCCCAAGGGCTTCGTCTTCGGCACCGCCTCGTCGGCGTACCAGGTGGAGGGCAACTCCCTCAAGTACGGCCGCGGGCCCTGCATCTGGGACACCTTCCTCAAGTTTCCAG GTGCCACTCCCGACAACGCCACCGCCAACGTGACCGTCGACGAGTACCATCGCTACATG GACGATGTGGACAACATGGTGAGGGTGGGCTTCGACGCCTACCGCTTCTCCATCTCCTGGTCGCGCATTTTCCCCA ATGGGATCGGGAGGTTCAACAAAGACGGCGTGGACTACTACCACCGGCTCATCGACTACATGCTCGCCAACA ACATCACTCCGTACGTCGTGCTCTACCACTACGACCTGCCGGAGGTTCTCAACAACCAGTACAACGGCTGGCTCAGCCCCAGGGTCGT GCCCGACTTCACGGCTTTCGCCGACTTCTGCTTCAAGACATACGGCGACCGGGTGAAGAACTGGTTCACCATCAACGAGCCGCGGATGATGGCCTGGCACGGCTACGGCGACGGCTTCTTCGCCCCCGGCAGGTGCACCGGCTGCCGGTTCGGCGGCAACTCGGCCACGGAGCCCTACATCGCCGGCCACCACCTCATCCTCGCGCACGCCGCCGCCGTCAAGGTGTACCGCGACAAGTACCAGCGCAGGCAGAACGGCACCATCGGCATCCTCCTGGACTTCGTGTGGTACGAGCCGCTGACCTACACTGTGGAGGACGAGTACGCGGCGCACAGGGCGAGGGAGTTCACCCTTGGCTG GTACATGCACCCGATCACCTTCGGCCACTACCCGGAGACGATGCGGAAGCTGGTGGGGTCGAGGCTGCCCAACTTCACCGCGGAGCAGAGCAAGCTGGTGCAGGGCTCGGCGGACATCATCGGGGTCAACCACTACACCACCTACTACGTCAGGCACCACGAGAACCTGACGCACATGAGCTACGCCACCGACTGGCAGGCCGAGCTTCTCT TTGAGCGCAACGGCGTGCCGATCGGAAGACAG GCGTTCTCGAAGTGGCTGTACGTGGTGCCCTGGGGGTTCTACAAGGCGGTGATGCACGTGAAGAACAAGTTCAGGGACCCCTTGATCCTCATCGGCGAGAACGGGATCGACCAGTCAGGCAGCGACACGCTGCCTCACGCGCTCTACGACACCTTCAGGATCGACTACTTTGACCAGTACCTCCACGAGCTGAAGCGCGCCATCGCCGACGGCGCCAGGGTGACGGGCTACTTCGCATGGTCGCTGCTGGACAACTTCGAGTGGCGGATGGGCTTCACCTCCAAGTTCGGCCTCGTCTACGTCGACCGCAAGACCTTCACCCGGTACCCCAAGGACTCCACGCGCTGGTTCCGGAAGGTGATCAAGAGCGAGGAGTACTGA